From a single Bacillus gobiensis genomic region:
- a CDS encoding HAD family hydrolase has translation MFKAVIFDFDGLILDTETAEYEVLQEIFEEHGATLPLSVWGKVVGTISDFHPFTYLQEQAKTKLDLDSFTESRRTRYFKKMESQIERPGVKDYLLVAKDLGLKIGLASSSDYKWVSDYLKSLKLYDFFECIRTADDVEEVKPNPELYLQTAACLGVDPNECLVFEDSVNGLLAAKRAGMKCVIVPNSVTKDLEFGEFDHRLESMAEMELKELIETLR, from the coding sequence ATGTTTAAAGCTGTAATATTTGACTTTGATGGACTTATTTTAGATACGGAAACAGCAGAGTACGAAGTTCTTCAGGAAATATTTGAAGAACACGGCGCGACTCTTCCTCTTTCTGTATGGGGAAAGGTAGTTGGCACGATTTCTGATTTTCATCCCTTCACTTATTTACAAGAACAAGCAAAAACGAAGCTGGACCTTGATTCCTTTACGGAATCACGCAGGACCCGTTATTTTAAAAAAATGGAGTCCCAAATCGAACGGCCCGGCGTCAAAGACTATTTGCTAGTAGCAAAAGATCTCGGGCTAAAAATCGGTTTGGCATCAAGCTCTGATTATAAATGGGTGTCGGATTATTTGAAGAGCCTTAAGCTTTATGATTTCTTTGAATGCATACGTACAGCGGATGACGTTGAAGAAGTGAAGCCCAATCCCGAGCTATACTTGCAGACGGCAGCTTGCTTAGGAGTCGATCCGAACGAATGCTTAGTCTTTGAAGATTCAGTCAACGGTTTGCTGGCAGCCAAAAGAGCAGGTATGAAATGTGTCATCGTCCCTAACAGTGTCACTAAGGATTTGGAATTCGGCGAATTTGACCATCGGCTGGAGTCTATGGCAGAAATGGAATTAAAGGAACTGATCGAAACATTACGTTAA
- a CDS encoding bifunctional GNAT family N-acetyltransferase/carbon-nitrogen hydrolase family protein: MSEKLDLKRFEKKVIIRQIEKKDIYNIIKLQSLCFPGMEPWKIEHLESHIEHFPEGQICTEFEGEIIGSCSSLLLNFDEFDDRHTWQDITDNGYITNHNPEGYNMYGIEIMVHPDYRGMKIGHRLYEARKDLARRLNLKSIIIGGRIPKYHKYANEMSPREYVDEVIRQQIYDPVLSFQLMNEFRLMRINPNYLPDDKASNSYATLMEWNNVDYHPKSKRYFKTAFPVRICVIQYEMKQIYSFEEFANQVEYYADVASDAGSDFAVYPEIFTTQLMSFLEERSPSRAVQRITEYTEDYIKLFTDLAVKYNINLIGGSHFVEEDGKVYNIAYLFRRDGTIEKQYKLHITPNEQKWWGISAGDQVKVFDTDCGRIAIQICYDIEFPELARIATDRGAKIIFTPFCTEDRQGYLRVRYCAQARAVENQIYTVISGTVGNLPQTENMDIQYAQSAIFAPSDFEFARDGIVGECNPNIEMVVIGDVDLEILRRQRQDGTVRQLKDRRHDIYRINYKK, encoded by the coding sequence TTGTCAGAAAAACTAGATCTTAAACGATTTGAAAAGAAAGTGATCATTCGGCAAATTGAAAAAAAAGACATATATAATATTATTAAGCTGCAATCCCTCTGTTTCCCCGGGATGGAGCCATGGAAAATCGAACATTTGGAGAGCCATATTGAACATTTTCCAGAAGGTCAAATTTGTACGGAGTTTGAAGGGGAAATTATCGGATCATGCTCAAGCCTGCTATTGAACTTTGATGAGTTCGACGATCGGCACACGTGGCAGGACATTACAGATAACGGATATATTACGAATCATAATCCAGAAGGCTACAATATGTATGGCATTGAAATTATGGTGCATCCTGATTATCGAGGAATGAAGATCGGACACAGACTTTATGAAGCAAGGAAGGATCTTGCCAGAAGGTTAAATCTGAAAAGCATTATTATTGGCGGACGAATCCCAAAATACCATAAGTATGCAAATGAAATGTCTCCGAGAGAATATGTAGATGAAGTCATTCGCCAACAAATTTATGATCCGGTTTTATCGTTTCAACTGATGAATGAATTCAGGCTTATGAGGATCAATCCGAACTATCTTCCGGATGATAAAGCTTCAAATAGCTACGCAACTTTAATGGAATGGAACAACGTGGATTATCATCCGAAATCGAAGCGGTATTTTAAAACTGCATTTCCAGTTCGAATTTGTGTCATTCAATATGAGATGAAGCAGATTTATTCATTTGAAGAATTTGCAAACCAAGTGGAATACTACGCCGATGTAGCGTCAGACGCGGGCTCCGACTTTGCCGTTTATCCTGAAATTTTCACAACCCAGCTGATGTCTTTTCTGGAAGAACGGTCACCAAGCAGGGCTGTCCAAAGAATCACTGAGTATACAGAGGACTATATCAAACTATTTACTGATTTAGCCGTAAAGTACAATATCAATTTAATCGGCGGCTCCCACTTTGTTGAAGAGGATGGGAAAGTCTATAATATTGCCTATTTGTTCAGAAGAGACGGAACGATTGAGAAGCAATATAAGCTTCATATTACTCCGAACGAGCAGAAATGGTGGGGAATCAGTGCCGGAGACCAAGTGAAGGTGTTTGATACAGACTGCGGCAGGATTGCGATTCAAATTTGCTATGATATTGAATTTCCTGAGCTTGCCCGCATAGCGACAGATCGAGGCGCGAAAATTATTTTTACTCCTTTCTGTACAGAAGATCGCCAAGGGTACTTAAGAGTCAGATATTGCGCACAGGCAAGGGCTGTCGAAAACCAAATTTATACGGTGATATCCGGGACAGTAGGTAATTTGCCGCAAACAGAAAACATGGATATTCAGTACGCGCAATCTGCAATTTTTGCCCCTTCCGATTTTGAATTTGCAAGAGACGGCATCGTTGGAGAATGCAATCCGAATATCGAAATGGTTGTCATCGGAGATGTTGATTTAGAAATCTTGAGGCGGCAGCGCCAGGATGGAACCGTCCGCCAGCTGAAAGATAGAAGACATGATATTTACAGGATTAATTACAAAAAATAA
- a CDS encoding AEC family transporter, with translation MDFLLILLPVFGIFALGYIGQKTIGFDTKNLSTMSLYLLSPVLAFRTFYENKLTTDYLYLSIFCVLLCYGLISLVYVISYFYRYDNQERCGVVLASAFMNNGNYGTPVVFLLFGTKGLDIAVILMVLQQLVMSTVGLYYAAKGSPGSDGMRMVIAKVTKMPVVYGAIAGVVFQLLHIPLSEEIMTAVHMVADATIPTIMIILGMQLALISFRNIEYSMISYSLILKLIISPIIAYGCTFILPVDDMTKQIMILVAAMPTAANTTLMAVQFQTKPEVVSSATFISTVLSIVTLPILMWIIL, from the coding sequence ATGGATTTTTTGCTGATTTTACTGCCGGTGTTTGGAATATTTGCACTTGGATATATCGGTCAGAAGACAATAGGGTTTGATACAAAAAATCTTTCCACAATGTCTCTTTATCTATTATCACCGGTTCTCGCATTTCGAACATTTTATGAAAACAAACTGACGACAGATTATTTGTACCTTTCCATTTTTTGCGTACTGCTTTGTTACGGATTAATCTCCCTCGTTTATGTTATTTCTTATTTTTATCGCTACGACAATCAGGAACGATGTGGTGTTGTGCTTGCTTCTGCCTTTATGAACAATGGCAACTACGGGACACCTGTCGTGTTTTTACTTTTTGGGACGAAGGGGCTCGACATCGCAGTCATTTTAATGGTGCTTCAGCAGCTTGTCATGAGTACGGTCGGCTTGTATTATGCCGCAAAAGGAAGTCCCGGATCTGATGGGATGAGAATGGTCATAGCGAAGGTAACGAAAATGCCGGTCGTTTACGGTGCCATCGCCGGAGTCGTATTCCAGCTGCTGCATATTCCATTAAGCGAAGAAATAATGACAGCGGTACATATGGTTGCAGATGCAACGATTCCAACAATCATGATTATTCTCGGAATGCAGCTTGCTTTAATTTCATTTAGAAATATTGAATACAGCATGATTTCGTATTCATTGATTCTTAAGCTCATCATTTCACCAATCATCGCTTACGGTTGTACGTTTATACTCCCGGTTGATGATATGACAAAGCAGATTATGATTTTAGTTGCGGCCATGCCAACTGCTGCTAATACGACGCTGATGGCTGTACAATTTCAAACTAAACCGGAAGTGGTATCAAGCGCCACATTTATCAGTACAGTATTAAGCATCGTTACGCTTCCTATACTTATGTGGATTATTTTATAG